A single region of the Podospora pseudopauciseta strain CBS 411.78 chromosome 1, whole genome shotgun sequence genome encodes:
- a CDS encoding hypothetical protein (EggNog:ENOG503P91C; COG:S) has protein sequence MVNPKCFTALLTMSVLTTAAPAPAADAEEGKPAPRQTGRAVYTCHHTYWGAPCQPSASINNHLVNVPSDWNNVISSIRNQTAWSCTWYEHGNCEGRSYTNQEDAKLADGDGFFNDRISSWRCY, from the exons ATGGTAAATCCCAAGTGTTTCACCGCCCTGCTGACAATGAGCGTTCTGACCACTGCCGCCCCCGCTCCCGCCGCGGATGCTGAAGAGGGTAAGCCTGCCCCTCGTCAGACCGGAAGAGCTGTTTACACCTGCCACCACACGTACTGGGGCGCCCCTTGCCAACCCT CAGCAAGTATTAACAATCATCTAGTCAATGTCCCATCCGACTGGAATAACGTGATCAGCTCGATTCGCAACCAGACCGCTTGGTCTTGCACTTGGTACGA ACATGGCAACTGCGAAGGTCGGTCTTATACCAACCAAGAAGATGCCAAGCTCGCTGATGGCGACGGCTTCTTCAATGACCGCATCAGCTCTTGGCGCTGTTATTGA
- a CDS encoding hypothetical protein (EggNog:ENOG503NY1D; COG:E): MASGPIKIAVLDDYQGISEPKYQRLDSSKYEVSFFKDTLPPFNHSDTTQDVKDKLVARLEPFTVISTMRERTPFPKDLIARLPNLKLLLTTGNRNLGLDLEAFKERGIPVAGAVDRAHAGSVGSISTTEHCVAMILAAARNIAQDDFSVKAGGWQTVPAVCLRGKIFGTVGLGRLGIAVSKIMYLAFGMRIIAWSSNLTQDAADEKARAAGFPVENEHGEKTFKVVSKEELFKTADVVSIHLVLSDRSRGSIAAADLALMKPSAIFVNTSRGPLVVEKDLQDALEQGKIRAAALDVFEREPLPLDSRWRTTKWGQDGRSRVLLTPHMGYVEEATLDAWYEEQVANLLRWEKNEGLTTPLY; encoded by the exons ATGGCATCAGGTCCCATCAAGATCGCAGTCCTCGACGACTACCAGGGTATCTCTGAACCCAAGTACCAGCGACTTGACTCCTCAAAGTATGAGGTGTCTTTCTTCAAAGACACTCTGCCCCCGTTCAATCATTCCGATACCACCCAAGATGTCAAGGACAAACTCGTCGCCAGACTCGAGCCTTTCACGGTGATCT CCACCATGAGGGAGCGTACTCCTTTCCCAAAGGATTTGATAGCCCGCCTCCCCAACCTGAAGCTCCTCTTGACTACCGGAAACCGCAACTTGGGGCTGGACCTGGAAGCCTTCAAAGAGCGGGGCATCcctgttgctggtgctgtcgATAGAGCTCATGCAGGGTCGGTAGGTTCTATCAGCACAACGGAGCACTGTGTCGCCATGATCCTTGCTGCGGCTCGCAACATTGCGCAAGACGATTTCTCGGTCAAAGCTGGTGGCTGGCAAACAGTTCCTGCCGTCTGTCTTCGCGGCAAGATCTTTGGCACCGTCGGTCTCGGGCGGTTGGGCATTGCCGTTTCAAAGATCATGTACCTGGCCTTCGGGATGCGCATCATCGCCTGGAGCTCCAACCTGACACAAGATGCTGCCGATGAGAAGGCTCGGGCTGCCGGATTTCCCGTCGAAAATGAACACGGAGAGAAGACCTTCAAGGTTGTCAGCAAGGAAGAGCTTTTCAAGACGGCAGATGTGGTCAGCATTCACCTTGTTCTCTCGGATCGGTCCAGGGGCAGCatcgctgctgctgaccTCGCTCTGATGAAGCCCTCTGCCATCTTCGTGAACACGTCTCGGGGACCTCTTGTTGTGGAGAAGGATCTTCAGGATGCGCTAGAGCAAGGCAAGATCCGCGCAGCAGCTCTCGATGTATTTGAAAGAGAACCTCTGCCGCTGGACAGCAGATGGAGGACAACAAAGTGGGGACAAGATGGAAGGAGTCGCGTGTTGCTCACGCCTCATATGGGCTATGTGGAAGAAGCGACACTCGATGCCTGGTATGAGGAGCAGGTAGCAAATCTGCTGAGGTGGGAGAAGAATGAAGGTCTTACAACCCCATTGTATTAG
- a CDS encoding hypothetical protein (EggNog:ENOG503PHS0) produces MASQREPHNSMTLPLRTREAPQGPRKQVQLQRATASDIMPHLGPSRPGYGAPSFGIPPTPVIDRPLPLWGQTTPVQVPQGHPGAHYGPIPIQGTPQDRFRREVLGRRGEAMGPGPRWTPAPPLAQLSLRSSGALQPYTPRASSTPRQTAEALANAPQKLSFACQRRRFNPVFEAFETSDGRHGCHVKIDGALLRSDRLFETARQAKEDAAMKGLDYLRQNSRASRSTVPSASSGGEPRTQVSGSAQRLQNREAATARLLPSQASSSMRSEASIAYLATSVARLEATIAHLQAPASSARDNFTRVPIKQDQDVEMTGVPASGGTLVSVISAAQQAELLNQIQRITGMDVINPSRESAEVTCAYLEGLAVGSRLATVARRRSRSPTRSPQTSRGRRHRERSPADARVRLTPPPVYQRWSGRPATDRYRPGEDRYCPDEVGRLRDDTRSRNRGSGSVESGVTSGHGSGKSSENESGNTHEKRSSS; encoded by the exons ATGGCATCGCAGCGGGAGCCCCACAACA GCATGACGCTACCACTTCGCACCCGTGAGGCTCCCCAAGGTCCCCGAAAGCAGGTCCAGCTCCAACGGGCCACAGCTAGTG ATATAATGCCTCACCTCGGTCCCTCCCGCCCCGGGTATGGAGCCCCCTCGTTCGGaatccctcccaccccggTCATCGaccgtcctcttcctctctggGGTCAAACGACCCCAGTTCAAGTCCCCCAGGGTCATCCGGGGGCTCATTATGGACCAATCCCTATTCAGGGTACCCCTCAGGATCGCTTCAGGCGCGAGGTTCTTGGTCGACGTGGAGAAGCCATGGGTCCGGGGCCTAGGTGGACACCTGCTCCTCCCCTTGCCCAGCTGTCTTTGAGGAGTAGCGGTGCCCTTCAGCCTTACACCCCTCGAGCCTCATCGACGCCCCGTCAGACCGCTGAAGCGCTGGCGAACGCCCCCCAAAAGCTTTCATTCGCGTGCCAACGGCGTCGCTTCAACCCAGTGTTCGAAGCCTTCGAAACCTCCGACGGCAGACACGGGTGCCATGTCAAAATCGACGGCGCACTGTTGAGAAGTGACCGTCTTTTTGAAACAGCCCGGCAAGCCAAGGAGGATGCAGCCATGAAAGGGTTGGATTACCTTCGGCAGAACAGCCGGGCAAGTCGGTCTACGGTCCCCTCAGCGAGCTCAGGGGGCGAGCCAAGAACCCAGGTCAGTGGGTCTGCTCAGCGTTTACAAAACAGAGAGGCTGCTACA GcacgcctcctcccatcTCAAGCGTCATCTTCCATGCGTTCTGAAGCATCCATCGCTTACCTTGCGACCTCAGTTGCTCGTCTTGAGGCGACGATCGCCCATCTCCAGGCACCCGCTTCCAGTGCACGGGATAACTTCACCCGAGTGCCTATCAAGCAAGACCAAGATGTCGAAATGACGGGCGTCCCAGCCTCCGGTGGCACTCTGGTGTCCGTCATCAGCGCGGCCCAGCAGGCAGAATTGCTAAACCAAATACAACGGATCACTGGGATGGACGTGATAAATCCATCCAGGGAGAGTGCCGAGGTGACTTGTGCCTATCTCGAAGGTTTGGCCGTGGGATCACGGCTGGCCACGGTAGCACGCCGCCGTTCCCGCTCCCCTACCCGTTCTCCGCAGACTTCCCGAGGGCGTCGGCACCGTGAGCGTTCACCCGCCGACGCCCGGGTTCGGCTGACCCCGCCCCCAGTGTACCAGCGATGGAGTGGCCGCCCTGCGACAGATCGGTACCGTCCTGGTGAAGACCGGTATTGTCCTGATGAAGTCGGGCGTCTCCGTGACGACACCCGCTCTCGCAACAGGGGCAGTGGTTCAGTGGAATCTGGGGTGACTTCTGGTCATGGCAGTGGCAAGAGCTCCGAGAATGAGAGTGGAAACACTCATGAGAAGCGCTCCTCATCTTGA
- a CDS encoding hypothetical protein (COG:Q; EggNog:ENOG503NZRC), which yields MKIDGRSFVISGGASGLGLATARTLISSGASVAILDLNEETGAKAVASLGGAPSAKFFPCDVSFTDSVSSAVSAVTSWIKEIGKPLAGIIPAAGVGAPGLILDKRLNPVSLDSIDFVLNINLRGTLDVTRQFLPLLAKSEPYGPDKERGVVVMVASSAAFEGQMGQVAYAASKGAVASMTLPMARDLARFGIRVVTIAPSMFDSAMTAMMSDKVREGLQKAMEFPARAGQPEEFASLVKQTIENVMLNGVVIRLDGATRMPSKL from the exons ATGAAAATCGACGGTCGCAGCTTTGTCATCTCAGGCGG CGCCTCTGGCCTAGGCCTCGCCACAGCCCGcaccctcatctcctccggcGCCTCCGTTGCCATCCTGGATCTCAACGAAGAAACCGGCGCCAAAGCCGTAGCCTCCCTCGGCGGCGCCCCATCAGCCAAATTCTTCCCCTGCGATGTCTCTTTCACCGACTCAGTCTCCTCTGCCGTCTCTGCCGTGACCTCATGGATCAAGGAAATTGGCAAGCCCCTCGCGGGTATCATCCCAGCGGCTGGTGTCGGCGCCCCAGGTCTGATCCTCGACAAGCGCCTCAACCCCGTCTCCCTGGATAGCATCGACTTTGTCCTCAACATTAACCTCCGGGGTACTCTTGATGTTACTCGTCAGTTTCTGCCTCTCCTGGCCAAATCTGAGCCCTATGGCCCGGACAAGGAAAGGGGTGTGGTTGTCATGGTGGCCAGCTCCGCCGCCTTTGAGGGACAGATGGGTCAGGTGGCCTACGCGGCGAGCAAAGGCGCTGTTGCCTCCATGACTCTGCCCATGGCTCGGGATCTCGCAAGATTTGGCATCAGAGTTGTGACCATTGCGCCTAGCATGTTCGACTCGGCCATGACGGCCATGATGTCGGACAAGGTGAGAGAGGGCCTTCAAAAGGCCATGGAATTCCCGGCGAGGGCGGGTCAGCCAGAGGAGTTCGCTTCCTTGGTGAAGCAAACAATCGAGAACGTCATGCTGAATGGAGTTGTTATCCGGTTGGATGGCGCAACCCGCATGCCAAGTAAGCTGTAA
- a CDS encoding hypothetical protein (COG:U; EggNog:ENOG503NZ8R), with translation MSSYVELSGFGRPRRGSSAASDTSSAGTVTRGQDREQELGSMYDYLAKIILLGPSGTGKSCLLHRFVKSEWRVLSSQTIGVEFASKIIKVGTGARRKRIKLQLWDTAGTERFRSVSRSYYRGAAGAILVYDVTSHASFNSLQPFLNDARALASPNLSLLLVGNKVDLAASQTGAYSDYEDNDDWGRDNRLGVGGGRGGGLPTPSSIASSSVTSFQTTTTTMTDRTEQGGRGQQTPMVPSSYSSMSTIHPGLGSQLKATIAPDGREVGAVEASRWANMVNIPVTMEVSALSGEGVDEVFGRLARMILTKIELGEIDPDDPMSGIQYGDASALWNAGASDGGSIKSTLTADDVGVGGRRRRGKPKRMGQGGLREWEEVFTLTGRRRNRGCC, from the exons ATGAGCAGCTACGTTGAGCTCTCCGGCTTCGGCCGGCCCCGCCGGGGATCCTCCGCCGCGAGCGACACGAGCAGCGCCGGCACAGTTACCCGCGGACAGGACAGAGAACAAGAGCTAGGGAGCATGTACGACTACTTGGCCAAAATCATACTGCTAGGTCCAAGCGGGACTGGAAA GTCCTGTCTCCTCCATCGTTTCGTCAAGTCCGAGTGGCGCGTGCTATCCTCCCAGACTATCGGCGTCGAGTTTGCCTCGAAGATCATCAAAGTCGGTACCGGCGCAAGGAGGAAGCGAATCAAACTCCAGCTTTGGGATACCGCGGGCACGGAAAGGTTCAGGTCGGTGTCGAGGTCGTACTATCGGGGCGCGGCGGGCGCGATACTGGTGTATGATGTCACCAGCCATGCGAGCTTCAACAGTCTGCAGCCTTTTCTGAACGATGCGAGGGCGCTGGCGAGTCCGAATTTGAGtctgttgttggtggggaATAAAGTCGACTTGGCGGCTAGCCAGACGGGAGCGTACTCGGATTATGAGGATAATGATGACTGGGGGAGAGACAATAGGCTAGGAgtagggggtgggaggggtggggggttgccGACGCCGAGCAGTATCGCCAGTAGCAGTGTTACTTCTTTTCAGactacgacgacgacgatgacggaTCGGACTGAgcaaggggggaggggtcagCAGACACCGATGGTGCCGAGTTCGTATTCTAGTATGTCGACTATTCACCCGGGGCTGGGGTCACAACTGAAGGCGACGATTGCGccggatgggagggaggtcGGCGCGGTTGAGGCGTCGAGGTGGGCGAACATGGTGAACATTCCTGTGACGATGGAGGTTTCGGCGCTGAgtggggagggtgtggaTGAGGTCTttgggaggttggcgaggatgatTTTGACCAAGATTGAGTTGGGAGAGATTGATCCTGACGATCCGATGAGTGGGATTCAGTATGGTGATGCTAGCGCGCTGTGGAATGCTGGCGCAAGTGATGGCGGGAGCATCAAGAGCACTTTGACGGCTGATGACGTTGGCGtcgggggaagaaggagaaggggaaagcCAAAACGGATGGGACAGGGTGGGCTGAGAGAATGGGAGGAAGTTTTCACGCTGAcgggaaggagaagaaacagggggtgttgttga
- the MAN9 gene encoding Beta-mannosidase B (CAZy:GH2; EggNog:ENOG503NYVS; COG:G): MAPAAAVIVVPVDKNWEFKQLDKEDAEFLPVSQFPTNVHLDLIHHKIIPDPFIGKNELDVQWVGEAQWVYKTTFKGQPVPEGAKAVLAFDGLDTFATVKVNGTTILETDNMFTPERVEVTGLLKEENELVISFDSAYLRGWKLVEKYPEHKWGVWNGDNSRLAVRKAQYHWGWDWGPALLTCGPWRPINLEIYETRLADLSFDSTISENLKSAGIKATAEVEGPGGKVKFELSLDGEQVASQTADANGSGSVTVSFHLDNPSLWYPFRYGEQPLYTLTATILSGDDEISSISKRIGLRRAELVQQPLLDQPGTSFFFRVNNIPIYCGGSDWIPADNFIPRITAQKYYEWISLIRDGNQFMVRVWGGGIYEEQAFYDACDELGVLVWQDFMFGCGNYPAWPELRKSIDREARENVKLLRHHPSIVIWAGNNEDYQYQESAGLTYDFENKDAESWLQTDFPARYIYEKILSDACAELIPSTFYHPGSPWGAGRDTHDATVGDIHQWNVWHGTQEKWQDFDKLSGRFVSEFGMQAFPDVKTIDAYLPLGKDDPDRYPQSSTVDFHNKADGHERRIALYLVENMRYAPDPLEQFVYSTQLMQAECLASAYRLWKRQWKGPGREYNAGALVWQINDCWPVTSWSIVDFYLRPKHAFYTVKREMAPVSAGITRKIHKHPRDKYTRVYIDTETKIEVWGSNLTLEDLTVDVVLKAWDITTGELTLEKKIAEGLVLPENRSTEVGALDVPVGEKGKGEENKIVVTAYIVQNGKQIARYVNWPEPLKYVHLQKPKELKVVLNDDATAVDISAEVPVKGVALECEDDAVKFDDNLVDIVPGEVVSIAVKGATKETKISTRYLGMI, from the exons ATGgctcccgccgccgccgttaTCGTGGTCCCCGTCGACAAGAACTGGGAGTTCAAGCAGCTCGACAAGGAAGACGCCGAGTTCCTCCCCGTTTCCCAGTTCCCGACCAACGTCCACCTCGACCTCATTCACCACAAGATCATCCCCGACCCCTTCATTGGCAAGAACGAGCTCGATGTGCAATGGGTGGGCGAGGCGCAATGGGTCTACAAGACTACGTTCAAGGGACAGCCCGTCCCAGAGGGGGCCAAGGCTGTGTTGGCCTTCGACGGGTTGGACACCTTTGCGACTGTAAAGGTGAACGGGACCACGATCTTGGAGACAGATAATATGTTCACCCctgagagggtggaggtgacAGGActgttgaaggaggagaacGAGCTTGTTATCAGCTTTGACAGTGCCTATCTCAGGGGCTGGAAGCTGGTTGAGAAGTATCCTGAACACAAGTGGGGTGTGTGGAATGGTGATAATTCGAGATTGGCTGTGAGGAAGGCGCAGTATCACTGG GGATGGGACTGGGGCCCGGCGCTCCTGACTTGCGGGCCATGGCGGCCAATCAACCTCGAAATCTACGAAACGAGACTTGCAGACCTCAGCTTTGACAGCACCATCTCCGAGAATCTTAAGTCAGCCGGCATCAAGGCCACAGCTGAAGTTGAGGGGCCAGGTGGAAAGGTCAAATTTGAGCTCTCGCTCGATGGTGAACAAGTGGCATCCCAAACCGCAGACGCCAATGGCTCCGGCAGCGTCACAGTTTCCTTCCATCTCGACAATCCTTCGCTTTGGTATCCCTTCCGCTATGGAGAACAGCCCCTTTACACACTCACTGCCACTATACtgagtggtgatgatgagatttCCAGCATCAGCAAACGGATCGGTCTTCGCCGAGCCGAGCTCGTTCAGCAACCACTCCTTGACCAGCCCGgaacctccttcttcttccgcgTCAACAATATTCCCATCTACTGCGGTGGCTCGGACTGGATCCCCGCCGACAACTTTATCCCCCGTATCACAGCCCAAAAATACTACGAATGGATTTCTCTTATCCGTGATGGCAACCAGTTCATGGTCCGTGTTTGGGGCGGCGGCATCTACGAGGAACAGGCCTTCTATGATGCATGCGACGAGCTCGGCGTTCTCGTGTGGCAAGACTTCATGTTTGGCTGTGGCAACTACCCTGCCTGGCCTGAGCTGAGGAAGTCTATTGACCGGGAGGCCCGTGAGAACGTCAAGCTCCTCAGACACCACCCTTCTATCGTCATCTGGGCTGGCAACAATGAGGACTACCAGTATCAGGAGTCTGCTGGGTTGACCTACGATTTTGAGAACAAGGACGCCGAATCTTGGCTTCAGACCGACTTCCCAGCGAGATACATCTATGAGAAGATTCTCAGTGATGCCTGCGCGGAACTCATTCCAAGTACTTTCTACCATCCTGGCAGTCCGTGGGGTGCGGGAAGGGATACACACGATGCCACGGTGGGCGATATCCACCAGTGGAACGTCTGGCATGGTACCCAGGAGAAGTGGCAGGATTTTGACAAGCTCTCTGGAAGATTCGTCAGCGAGTTTGGCATGCAGGCTTTCCCCGACGTCAAGACCATCGACGCGTATCTGCCTCTCGGCAAAGACGACCCGGACCGATACCCCCAGTCTTCCACTGTCGACTTCCACAACAAGGCCGACGGTCACGAGAGGAGAATCGCTCTGTATCTGGTGGAGAACATGAGATATGCCCCTGACCCCTTGGAACAGTTTGTCTACTCTACCCAGTTGATGCAGGCAGAGTGTCTTGCCAGCGCGTACAGACTCTGGAAGAGGCAGTGGAAGGGTCCAGGGAGGGAGTACAACGCGGGTGCTTTGGTGTGGCAGATCAATGACTGCTGGCCGGTGACGAGTTGGTCGATTGTGGACTTTTATCTCCGGCCAAAACACGCTTTTTACACGGTCAAGCGGGAGATGGCGCCCGTTTCGGCGGGGATCACGCGCAAGATTCACAAGCACCCCAGGGATAAGTACACGCGGGTGTATATTGACACTGAGACTAAGATTGAAGTCTGGGGGAGCAATCTTACCCTTGAGGATTTGACTGTTGATGTGGTGCTCAAGGCTTGGGATATTACTACTGGGGAATTGACGCTTGAAAAGAAGATTGCCGAGGGTTTGGTCCTGCCAGAGAATAGATCGACGGAAGTGGGCGCGTTGGATGTTCctgtgggggagaagggcaAGGGAGAGGAGAACAAGATTGTCGTGACGGCGTATATTGTTCAGAATGGCAAGCAAATCGCGCGGTATGTCAACTGGCCGGAGCCGCTCAAGTATGTGCACCTCCAGAAGCCAAAGGAGCTCAAGGTGGTGCTCAATGATGATGCCACGGCTGTGGACATCAGCGCTGAGGTCCCCGTCAAGGGTGTCGCGCTGGAGTGCGAGGATGATGCGGTCAAGTTTGATGATAATTTGGTGGATATTGTTcctggggaggtggtttctATTGCTGTCAAGGGGGCGACGAAGGAGACCAAGATTTCGACGAGGTATTTGGGCATGATCTAG
- the XYL2_2 gene encoding Endo-1,4-beta-xylanase 2 (COG:Q; EggNog:ENOG503NU8H) has product MSSNLSFVLNKPNDVSFEERPIPKLKSPHDVLVAINYTGICGSDVHYWVHGAIGHFVVKDPMVLGHESAGTVVEVGSGVTDLKKGDRVALEPGYPCRRCPDCLGGSYNLCHEMVFAATPPYDGTLTGFWSAPHDFCYKLPDNVSLQEGALIEPLAVAVHIVKQARVQPGNSVVVMGAGPVGLLCAAVAASFGATKIVQVDIVQSKLDFAKSFAATHTYLSQRVSAEENAKNLIASANLGKGADVVIDASGAEPSIQTSLHVVRMGGTYVQGGMGKSDINFPIMALCLKEVTARGSFRYGSGDYKLAIELVAAGKVDVKKLVNGVVAFKDAESAFKKVKEGEVIKILIAGPNEKVETELDTSVDPAKLEAAKGNTGCC; this is encoded by the exons ATGTCTTCC AACCTTTCTTTCGTCCTCAACAAGCCCAATGACGTCTCCTTCGAGGAGCGCCCAATCCCCAAGCTCAAGTCCCCCCACGATGTTCTCGTCGCCATCAACTACACCGGCATCTGCGGCTCTGATGTCCACTACTGGGTCCACGGCGCCATTGGCCACTTCGTCGTGAAGGACCCCATGGTCCTCGGCCACGAGTCCGCCGGTACCGTCGTTGAGGTCGGCTCCGGAGTCACAGACCTCAAGAAGGGCGACCGTGTTGCCCTCGAGCCCGGCTACccctgccgccgctgccccGACTGCCTTGGCGGCAGCTACAACCTCTGCCACGAGATGGTCTTCGCCGCCACTCCCCCCTACGACGGCACGCTAACAGGCTTCTGGTCCGCTCCCCACGACTTCTGCTATAAGCTGCCCGACAACGTGTCTCTCCAAGAGGGCGCCCTCATCGAGCCTCTCGCCGTGGCTGTTCACATCGTCAAGCAGGCCCGCGTCCAGCCTGGCAACAGCGTTGTCGTCATGGGCGCCGGCCCCGTCGGCCTCCTCTGTGCCGCCGTCGCTGCCTCCTTCGGCGCCACCAAGATCGTCCAGGTCGACATTGTCCAGTCGAAACTGGACTTTGCCAAGTCCTTTGCCGCCACCCACACCTACCTCTCCCAGCGTGTCTCCGCCGAGGAGAATGCCAAGAACCTCATCGCCTCTGCCAACCTCGGCAAGGGCGCCGACGTTGTCATTGACGCCTCCGGTGCCGAGCCTAGCATCCAGACCTCCCTCCACGTTGTCCGCATGGGTGGTACCTACGTCCAGGGCGGCATGGGCAAGTCGGACATCAACTTCCCTATCATGGCTCTCTGCCTGAAGGAGGTAACGGCCCGTGGCTCGTTCCGCTACGGCAGCGGTGATTACAAGCTTGCTATTGAGCTCGTGGCCGCTGGCAAGGTTGACGTCAAGAAGCTCGTCAATGGCGTCGTTGCGTTCAAGGATGCCGAGTCGGCGttcaagaaggtcaaggagggtgaggtcATCAAGATTCTCATTGCCGGCCCCAACGAGAAGGTGGAGACCGAGCTTGACACCTCTGTTGACCCTGCCAAGCTTGAGGCGGCCAAGGGCAACACTGGCTGCTGCTAA
- the MET7 gene encoding Folylpolyglutamate synthetase (EggNog:ENOG503NUTU; COG:H) — protein MHHVLKRKAIFGGLPTTSFKSTTTKNTLISILVSYRRQHFSEMASRTYNDAIDTLNTLQTPFAVIEARRKAGIRPDANSVQEMRGYLARIGYSTSSDLEKLNIVHVAGTKGKGSTCAFVDSILSKWHQTKGIPKKVGLFTSPHLIAVRERIRINSRPISEEMFARYFFEVWDRLEDNSTVATDLVEPGTKPIYARYLTLMSYHVYLSEGVDVAIYETGIGGEYDATNVVERPVASGISTLGIDHVYVLGDTVDKIAWHKAGILKKGSPGFTIEQVGSAAEVLKNRAEEKGVDLKVLEVDQRLQGVRVRPDANFQKKNATLAIALAETALKKLDPDFKPDAAALPSEFVDGIEQVVWRGRCEVKEEDNIIWHVDGAHTVDSLKMAARWFVEETKTEGKGPKVLIFNQQGRSEAVDFLDGLCNTVKNADSTGQGFQHVIFCTNVTYATMGYKRDFVNHQYNPADIEKMTQQRIFAEKWASLDTSAKILVIPSIEEAINTARGLANSEGEDGSKVQALITGSLHLVGGALGILEKADAL, from the exons ATGCATCATGTGCTGAAGCGAAAAGCAATCTTTGGCGGTTTACCGACGACATCTTTcaagtccaccaccacaaagaATACCCTCATCTCAATTCTTGTCAGCTACCGGCGGCAACACTTTTCAGAGATGGCGTCAAGAACATATAAT GACGCAATCgacaccctcaacaccctccagACCCCCTTCGCTGTCATTGAGGCCCGCCGGAAAGCAGGCATTCGCCCCGATGCGAACTCCGTCCAGGAAATGAGAGGCTATCTGGCCCGGATAGGTTACTCGACATCATCTGatctcgagaagctcaacaTCGTGCACGTTGCTGGCACCAAGGGGAAAGGAAGCACGTGTGCTTTTGTCGATTCCATTTTGTCAAAATGGCACCAGACGAAAGGGATTCCAAAAAAGGTTGGCTTATTCACCAGCCCACATTTGATCGCAGTCCGCGAAAGGATACGAATCAATTCTAGGCCGATTTCAGAGGAGATGTTTGCAAGGTATTTCTTCGAGGTCTGGGACAGGCTAGAGGACAACAGCACAGTTGCGACTGATCTCGTCGAGCCTGGCACGAAACCAATCTACGCGCGGTACCTGACTCTCATGAGCTACCATGTCTACCTGTCGGAAGGCGTCGACGTTGCCATTTATGAGACGGGAATAGGGGGCGAGTACGATGCCACGAATGTGGTGGAGCGGCCTGTGGCGAGCGGCATCAGCACATTGGGCATTGACCATGTCTATGTGTTGGGCGACACAGTTGACAAGATCGCGTGGCACAAGGCAGGAATCTTGAAGAAAGGCAGCCCTGGTTTCACCATCGAGCAGGTCGGTTCTGCTGCCGAGGTGCTCAAGAACAGAGCAGAGGAGAAGGGTGTCGATCTGAAGGTCCTCGAGGTCGATCAAAGGCTCCAAGGCGTGAGAGTTAGGCCCGATGCGAATttccagaagaagaatgcTACGCTCGCAATTGCTTTGGCTGAGACGGCGCTGAAAAAGCTGGATCCCGATTTTAAGCCGGATGCGGCGGCATTGCCAAGTGAGTTTGTTGATGGGATAGAACAAGTCGTTTGGAGGGGACGGTGTGAGGTCAAAGAAGAGGACAATATTATTTGGCACGTGGACGGTGCGCACACCGTAGATAGCTTGAAGATGGCGGCCAGGTGGTTCGTCGAGGAAACCAAGACTGAGGGCAAGGGGCCAAAAGTTTTAATATTCAACCAACAAGGGCGGAGTGAGGCTGTCGACTTCCTGGACGGATTATGCAACACTGTGAAGAACGCCGATTCGACAGGTCAAGGGTTCCAGCATGTCATCTTCTGCACGAATGTCACATATGCTACGATGGGCTATAAGAGAG ACTTTGTGAATCACCAGTACAACCCAGCTGACATCGAGAAAATGACCCAGCAACGTATATTTGCTGAGAAATGGGCATCACTCGACACATCTGCCAAGATTCTAGTGATACCTAGCATTGAGGAAGCCATCAACACTGCGAGAGGGTTGGCAAATTCCGAGGGAGAAGACGGCAGCAAGGTACAAGCACTCATCACAGGCAGTTTACATCTTGTTGGCGGAGCATTGGGAATTTTGGAGAAAGCTGATGCTCTTTAA